A window of the Fusarium fujikuroi IMI 58289 draft genome, chromosome FFUJ_chr09 genome harbors these coding sequences:
- a CDS encoding related to cyclopropane-fatty-acyl-phospholipid synthase, with product MALKQNGGAHLSSDIDFIPTPKAPADVLSTGKNPGSPAIKNAPLPADGPGYEQWSNIFLGVALYGVPQWLSWKLGGGLKLALFLAIFTTVPVLIVIWTFMSKLSPRINDKVHLPGRPIEFYLTFKTDQLRARYTGRHKVPMNKFFELYFTGQVDLNADALEILEYRHDWATFNFTSETFNYLLFNFFPDVILHLRSQDEEQVRTNYDSGNDHYAWFLGPRMIYTSGIISDPDREETLEEMQDNKLAIVCEKINIKSGDRVLDIGCGWGTLAKFASLNYGAHVTGVTLARNQVEWGNDGLRKAGVGEEQSRLLCCDYRDIPEQKFDKITQLEMAEHVGVRRLTGFFRQCYDMLEDDGAMYVQLSGLRKAWQYEDFIWGLFLNKYIFPGADASTPLSFYVGCLESAGFEVKSVDTVGVHYSGTIWRWYRNWLGNAEKVKAKYGVRWFRVWEIFLAYSTIASRQGSATCFQIVVVKNLNSTQRINGVYSQYGLLGALEAARAAGKAVLPK from the exons ATGGCCCTCAAGCAGAATGGAGGCGCTCATTTGAGTAGCGACATTGACTTCATCCCGACACCCAAAGCGCCCGCTGACGTGCTCTCTACCGGCAAGAATCCGGGC TCTCCCGCTATCAAAAACGCTCCGCTCCCCGCCGACGGCCCCGGATACGAACAATGGTCCaacatcttcctcggcgTCGCTCTCTACGGCGTTCCCCAATGGCTATCATGGAAACTCGGCGGCGGTCTCAAACTTGCTCTtttcctcgccatcttcaccacTGTCCCTGTATTGATCGTCATTTGGACTTTCATGTCCAAATTGAGCCCGCGAATCAACGACAAAGTCCATCTTCCCGGCCGACCGATCGAGTTCTACCTCACCTTTAAAACGGACCAACTTCGCGCACGATACACAGGCCGCCATAAAGTCCCCATGAATAAATTCTTTGAACTTTATTTCACAGGCCAAGTCGATCTCAACGCCGACGCCCTCGAAATACTTGAGTATCGCCATGATTGGGCGACGTTTAATTTCACCAGCGAGACATTTAATTATCTTCTATTCAATTTTTTCCCCGATGTCATTCTTCACTTGCGCTCGCAGGACGAAGAGCAAGTTCGCACCAATTACGATAGTGGAAATGATCATTACGCTTGGTTCCTCGGCCCACGAATGATCTACACCTCTGGAATCATTTCAGACCCCGATCGCGAGGAAACGCTTGAGGAAATGCAAGATAACAAACTCGCCATCGTCTGCGAGAAAATCAACATCAAGTCCGGCGACCGAGTTCTCGACATTGGCTGCGGATGGGGCACCTTGGCCAAATTCGCCAGCTTGAACTACGGTGCGCACGTCACGGGTGTAACTCTGGCAAGAAATCAGGTTGAGTGGGGAAACGATGGGTTGAGAAAAGCTGGCGTTGGCGAGGAGCAGAGTCGGCTTCTATGCTGCGATTATCGCGATATTCCGGAGCAAaagtttgacaagatcaCGCAGCTTGAGATGGCGGAGCATGTTGGCGTGAGGCGCTTGACGGGGTTCTTTCGGCAGTGTTATGACATGCTGGAGGATGATGGGGCCATGTATGTGCAGCTGTCGGGATTACGAAAGGCTTGGCAGTATGAGGATTTTATTTGGGGCTTGTTTCTGAATAAGTATATCTTTCCTGGCGCTGATGCATCGACGCCGTTGTCGTTTTACGTTGGATGTCTGGAAAGCGCTGGATTCGAGGTCAAGAG TGTTGACACTGTTGGCGTTCATTATTCCGGCACTATTTGGCGATGGTACAGAAACTGGCTTGGAAATGCCGAAAAGGTCAAAGCCAAATATGGCGTTCGATGGTTCCGA GTCTGGGAGATTTTCCTGGCTTATTCCACCATCGCATCTCGTCAAGGTTCGGCTACCTGCTTCCAGATTGTGGTTGTCAAGAACCTCAACTCGACTCAGCGGATCAACGGTGTCTATTCGCAGTATGGTCTACTTGGTGCTCTGGAGGCGGCTCGAGCTGCTGGAAAGGCTGTCCTGCCTAAGTGA
- a CDS encoding related to cellulose binding protein CEL1, with translation MRSSFSTALALVAALPTAFAHYNFDALIVNGKVTEPYEYVRKTTNNNSPITDVTSKDIICNAGGLDKDIRAATKTHAVSPGDEVGFTVANDMGHPGPLAVYLSKAPDGTEASDYLGDGDWFKVYEMTWKTIGENGIEWANYMNGQSNGITNFTFTLPKETPKGTYLMRAEHVGLHGAGEKNGAQFYIGCAQLTVDGTGAGKPSPVVSLPGAYTATDPGLLLSIYYPPVTNYTAPGPKVWPSGCEDHTPNFAGQASDGDCTNDKGSDSGSGSGSAAPVASDAPATEAPAASSPATDAPAASAPATTEAASAATPTEAPIEQPAETSAPVATKAPSTGGKCKAKRAAKRALKAKRALKH, from the coding sequence ATGCGATCCTCCTTCTCTACCGCTCTGGCCCTCGTCGCCGCCCTCCCCACTGCCTTTGCGCACTACAACTTCGACGCtctcatcgtcaacggcAAGGTCACCGAGCCTTATGAGTACGTCCGcaagaccaccaacaacaacagcccCATCACCGACGTCACCTCCAAGGACATCATCTGCAATGCTGGCGGTCTCGACAAGGATATCCGCGCTGCTACCAAGACTCACGCTGTTTCTCCTGGCGATGAGGTTGGTTTCACTGTCGCCAACGACATGGGCCACCCCGGTCCTCTGGCTGTCTACCTGAGCAAGGCCCCTGACGGCACTGAGGCTTCTGACTACCTCGGTGATGGTGACTGGTTCAAGGTCTACGAGATGACCTGGAAGACCATCGGTGAGAACGGCATTGAGTGGGCCAACTACATGAACGGCCAGTCCAACggcatcaccaacttcacCTTCACTCTTCCCAAGGAGACTCCCAAGGGTACTTACCTCATGCGCGCCGAGCACGTTGGTCTCCACGGTGCTGGTGAGAAGAACGGTGCTCAGTTCTACATTGGCTGCGCTCAGCTCACCGTCGACGGTACCGGTGCTGGCAAGCCTTCTCCCGTTGTCTCTCTCCCTGGTGCTTATACCGCCACCGACCCCGGTCTGCTCCTCAGCATCTACTACCCTCCCGTCACCAACTACACTGCTCCCGGCCCCAAGGTCTGGCCCAGCGGCTGTGAGGACCACACTCCCAACTTTGCTGGCCAGGCTAGCGACGGTGACTGCACCAACGACAAGGGTTCCGACTCCGGCTCCGGTTCTGGCAGCGCTGCCCCCGTTGCCAGCGACGCTCCCGCTACTGAGGCTCCTGCTGCCTCTTCTCCTGCTACCGATGCTCCCGCTGCTTCTGCCCCTGCTACCACTGAGGCTGCCAGCGCTGCTACTCCCACCGAGGCTCCCATTGAGCAGCCCGCTGAGACCTCTGCTCCCGTTGCTACCAAAGCCCCTTCTACTGGTGGCAAGTGCAAGGCCAAGCGCGCCGCCAAGCGTGCTCTCAAGGCTAAGCGTGCTCTCAAGCACTAA
- a CDS encoding related to monooxygenase — MSPFLNGDRSPSPEAPAKFGPDIKVAVIGAGVSGICAAAYLLKEGADVTVFERSGVTSGVWHYDPRAATTEYPSEKPSAGDYVTSLPGQFSSSRTKDGSTAHPLEAKDRNDLDVAFSPPGPAYFGLRNNVPTSLLYSNLGPWPKGTEDITGHENIQSYLQGLSKKFGVDDATVFHTRVEDVKKSDDDNHWDIRTITLLKGNGKPRIVERNWTFDAVVVSTGHYNLPRIPDTPGLAEWKTHFGDDIIHTKQYRRPEQFEGKTVLVVGGGASAYDVCRETSETAKRVIQSTRGGDFDLPPSMFPGSVEHVGEIERFVLEKDEKSEGVKSRVVLSDGNTVDDVDAVVLATGYLTSYPFLAQYHRDDVSANNATRDILITSEGNMVHNLHKDIFYTEDPTLSFIGVPYYTATFSLFDFQAQVLARVLTGKTSLPDVQSLRQEYDQRVASKGRGRKFHSLAGDGEEIEYVRDLLDWANSSLVSDKIEPLVGHSKEWLDTYNEQREKRKLLRVAKGAEPEGLWARPSDLEKA, encoded by the coding sequence ATGAGTCCTTTCCTAAACGGTGATCGATCACCTTCACCCGAAGCGCCAGCCAAGTTCGGCCCCGACATCAAAGTGGCAGTAATCGGTGCCGGTGTCAGCGGAATCTGCGCAGCAGCATATCTCCTCAAAGAAGGCGCCGACGTCACTGTATTCGAGCGATCTGGCGTCACATCTGGAGTATGGCACTATGACCCGAGAGCAGCGACGACGGAGTACCCCAGCGAGAAACCCTCTGCCGGCGACTATGTGACTTCACTCCCAGGGCAGTTCTCATCCAGTCGAACCAAAGACGGAAGTACTGCTCATCCCCTCGAGGCAAAAGACAGGAACGATCTCGACGTCGCATTCTCTCCTCCCGGCCCCGCTTATTTCGGTCTCCGAAACAACGTCCCTACAAGTCTTCTCTACAGCAATCTTGGTCCATGGCCAAAGGGAACTGAGGATATCACCGGTCATGAAAATATCCAAAGCTATCTCCAGGGTCTTAGTAAGAAATTCGGCGTCGACGATGCAACAGTTTTCCATACGCGTGTCGAAGACGTCAAAAAGAGCGACGATGATAACCACTGGGATATCCGAACAATAACTCTTCTCAAGGGAAATGGCAAGCCTAGAATCGTCGAGCGCAATTGGACATTTGATGCTGTCGTGGTATCAACGGGCCATTATAACCTACCTCGCATTCCGGATACTCCTGGTCTTGCTGAATGGAAAACTCactttggcgatgatatTATCCACACGAAGCAATATCGCCGCCCGGAGCAGTTTGAAGGAAAGACTGTTTTAGTTGTTGGTGGGGGTGCGTCGGCGTATGATGTTTGCCGTGAGACTAGTGAGACCGCGAAGAGGGTTATTCAGAGTACTAGAGGCGGAGACTTTGATCTACCACCTTCGATGTTTCCTGGGAGCGTTGAGCATGTTGGAGAGATTGAGAGGTTTGTGCTGGAAAAGGATGAAAAATCCGAGGGAGTGAAGAGTCGAGTTGTTTTGAGTGACGGAAACACTGTcgacgatgttgatgctgtcgtTTTGGCAACCGGCTATCTAACATCATATCCCTTCTTGGCACAGTATCATCGCGACGATGTATCCGCCAACAACGCAACACGAGATATTCTCATAACGTCTGAGGGAAACATGGTGCATAACCTCCACAAAGACATATTCTACACCGAGGATCCAACCCTCTCATTCATTGGAGTACCATATTACACTGcaaccttttctcttttcgaCTTCCAAGCACAGGTTCTCGCTCGCGTACTCACTGGAAAAACATCTCTACCCGATGTTCAGTCTCTACGACAGGAATACGATCAGCGTGTTGCGAGCAAGGGACGTGGGAGGAAGTTTCATAGTTTGGCGGGAGATGGTGAAGAGATCGAGTATGTGAGGGATTTACTGGACTGGGCGAATTCTAGCCTCGTTAGTGACAAGATTGAACCGTTAGTTGGGCACTCAAAGGAGTGGTTAGATACTTATAATGAgcagagggagaagaggaagttGTTGAGGGTTGCGAAAGGTGCTGAGCCGGAGGGGTTATGGGCGAGGCCTAGTGATCTGGAGAAGGCATAG
- a CDS encoding related to CPS1-Gly-X carboxypeptidase YSCS precursor, producing MRFTDIVSTAFAAGAVAFSHDAQHRLNDKINVAGTAETNPKCHLPAPLNPSDDGLESSHDLFSSKKALQLMVKKHQSLVRIPSICYDDMGDLDTDDRWKPFYDIPKMLKKAYPTVHKHITPEKVNKFGLVYTLQGSDPSLQPILLAGHQDVVPVADGTLHEWVHPPFDAFYNETDGYLWGRGASDDKSAITAEMSALEALLSQKNYKPRRTVILAFGFDEECSGHRGAGYISKHLEKRYGEHGIAAILDEGGAGLQKMGDVLYALPAVYEKGYLDVWFNVSVVGGHSSVPTPHTAIGIMAEIVTTLEHNPFKPEIAKNGAIHQCLACFAEHSPHVFPDLTKLVNGGDLQGVAKFLTKLSRDMQYMVQTSQAIDVISGGQKINALPEFVTLGVNHRYAPQDSIGSIQHRIVGLVKEIAESHNLRVEAFEDDGDYDEYLAANNLSRQCNKDEELWGQKYKGTLTIAAKKKSYITPQSPTAGPIWDIFAGTVRHSFAQEAKTVVAAPGAMTGNTDTRHYLSKSLKWSPGSLKSFSNIHGVNERLLMSEQMNMAKFYYDFIRNFDKANV from the exons CCCGCCCCGTTGAACCCCTCCGACGATGGCCTTGAAAGTTCGCATGATTTATTCTCCAGCAAAAAGGCTCTCCAATtgatggtcaagaagcacCAATCCCTCGTCCGCATCCCCTCGATCTGCTATGATGACATGGGAGATTTGGATACAGATGATAGATGGAAGCCATTCTACGATATTCCAAAAATGCTCAAGAAAGCATATCCTACAGT ACATAAACACATCACCCCGGAAAAAGTCAACAAGTTTGGCCTCGTCTATACCCTCCAAGGCTCCGACCCATCCCTTCAGCCAATCCTCCTAGCAGGCCATCAGGACGTCGTCCCCGTGGCCGACGGAACACTCCACGAATGGGTCCACCCGCCCTTCGACGCCTTCTACAACGAAACAGACGGCTATCTCTGGGGCCGCGGCGCCTCAGATGACAAATCAGCCATCACAGCTGAGATGTCTGCCCTAGAAGCACTGTTATCCCAAAAGAATTACAAGCCCCGTCGTACAGTTATTCTAGCTTTTGGATTTGATGAGGAATGCTCTGGTCATCGTGGAGCGGGTTATATCTCGAAGCATCTGGAGAAGAGATATGGAGAGCATGGCATTGCTGCTATTCTCGACGAAGGCGGTGCTGGGTTGCAGAAGATGGGAGATGTTCTATACGCGCTTCCTGCTGTTTACGAAAAAGGGTATCTTGATGTTTGGTTCAATGTCAGTGTCGTCGGTGGCCATAGCTCAGTGCCAACACCGCATACGGCGATTGGTATAATGGCTGAGATCGTTACTACCCTGGAACATAACCCCTTCAAACCCGAAATCGCCAAGAACGGAGCCATTCATCAATGCCTCGCTTGCTTCGCCGAGCACTCGCCCCATGTCTTCCCCGATCTCACCAAGCTCGTTAACGGTGGAGATCTCCAAGGCGTTGCCAAGTTCTTGACCAAGCTGTCGCGCGATATGCAGTACATGGTTCAGACATCGCAGGCAATTGATGTCATTTCTGGGGGTCAAAAGATCAATGCGTTGCCAGAGTTTGTAACGCTTGGTGTTAATCATCGGTATGCGCCGCAGGATAGCATTGGGAGCATCCAGCACAGAATTGTGGGGTTGGTCAAGGAGATTGCTGAGAGTCACAACCTTCGAGTTGAAGCTTTTGAGGATGACGGAGACTATGATGAGTATCTTGCTGCTAACAACCTGTCCCGCCAATGCAACAAGGACGAAGAGCTCTGGGGGCAGAAGTACAAGGGTACTTTGACAATCGCAGCCAAGAAAAAGTCGTACATAACACCTCAATCACCAACAGCCGGTCCAATCTGGGATATTTTTGCAGGAACAGTACGCCACTCATTcgcccaagaagccaagacagTCGTCGCAGCACCAGGAGCCATGACAGGTAACACCGACACTCGCCACTATCTCAGTAAGTCTCTCAA GTGGAGCCCCGGCAGCCTCAAGtccttctccaacatccaCGGCGTCAACGAGCGGCTTTTGATGAGCGAGCAGATGAACATGGCCAAGTTTTACTATGATTTTATCCGTAATTTTGATAAGGCCAATGTCTAA
- a CDS encoding related to serum paraoxonase/arylesterase family protein has translation MASKSSAVGPKALVVSALAIGLGVFLARPINRVTTVLGFFRTPSSTIVSDADFITIDDTTVCEDVHLHSGLLYTACEDSYAPRFSWFPGLGVLHDPLTASKSRGSIHVIDPKTFKSKRLEFEGFQGPFITHGIDVIADPKDKDGVYIFAVNHLPNPEYLQHIVDGKKQAFGGNKAASQIEIFHHRVGSSSVKYVRSISHPLIQTPNDIVALSPTSFYVTNDHHYREGLMRQVEDMYYGAKWSNTIYVEITDTASKDSTAGFSASVALTGLHNNNGLGHGKTPNEIAIGSAASGDIHISTVRPDHTIQVLETIPFDTAVDNPFYYSDPFASGDNDSSGYVSAGLSKACELANSIGIDTATEPVTVWLAQRKNGKWENKVLFEDDGKRLRSAATAVLIGIDPKLGGG, from the coding sequence ATGGCCTCAAAGTCTTCTGCAGTCGGTCCAAAGGCCTTGGTTGTGTCAGCCCTCGCCATAGGTCTCGGTGTTTTTCTCGCCCGCCCTATTAATCGTGTCACAACCGTTCTCGGCTTCTTCCGCACTCCATCGTCCACTATCGTCTCAGATGCAGATTTTATAACCATTGACGACACAACTGTCTGCGAAGACGTGCATCTTCACTCTGGTTTGCTCTACACAGCGTGTGAAGACTCGTACGCGCCGCGGTTCTCGTGGTTCCCTGGTCTGGGCGTTCTGCACGATCCCCTCACGGCTAGCAAGTCGCGTGGGTCTATCCACGTCATAGACCCCAAGACGTTCAAGTCGAAAAGACTGGAGTTTGAGGGTTTCCAGGGACCGTTTATCACGCATGGTATTGACGTTATTGCTGATCCTAAGGATAAGGATGGAGTTTATATTTTTGCCGTGAATCATCTCCCCAATCCCGAGTATCTTCAGCATATTGTTGATGGGAAGAAGCAGGCGTTTGGCGGAAACAAGGCTGCTTCTCAGATTGAGATCTTCCATCATCGTGTTGGGTCTTCTTCGGTCAAGTATGTTCGATCCATCAGCCATCCTTTGATCCAGACTCCAAACGACATTGTTGCTCTGTCCCCGACAAGCTTTTATGTCACGAACGATCACCATTATCGTGAGGGTCTTATGCGACAGGTTGAGGATATGTACTATGGTGCGAAATGGTCAAACACGATTTATGTCGAAATCACCGATACCGCCTCCAAGGACTCAACAGCCGGGTTCAGTGCTTCCGTCGCTCTGACAGGCCTCCATAACAACAACGGTCTCGGTCACGGGAAAACTCCCAACGAAATCGCCATTGGCAGTGCAGCCAGCGGAGACATCCACATATCCACCGTCAGGCCAGACCATACCATTCAAGTCCTAGAAACAATCCCATTCGACACTGCCGTCGACAACCCCTTCTACTACAGCGATCCGTTTGCTAGTGGAGATAACGACAGCAGTGGCTATGTCTCGGCTGGTCTTTCAAAGGCCTGTGAGCTTGCAAACAGCATTGGCATCGACACTGCCACTGAACCAGTAACGGTATGGCTTGCTCAGCGAAAGAACGGAAAGTGGGAGAATAAGGTCCTGTTTGAAGACGACGgaaagagattgagatcTGCGGCTACAGCTGTGTTGATTGGAATTGATCCAAAGCTTGGAGGGGGGTAA
- a CDS encoding related to S.fumigata Asp FII translates to MMFKTTAVALLLGAATATPIFGRAETSTTKSAPKTTATNSVYDWSEGWTKDYPIHQSCNATLRRQLADALDETVQLAQHAKDHLLRWGNESEFKQKYFGNGSTATPIGWCDRVINANKAGMLFRCDDPDKNCATQDQWAGHWRGDNATTETVICPRSFEIRRSLNSVCGLGYTVAQSKLNTFWATDLLHRVLHVPTISEGIVDHFAEDYAEAIELAKTDNSKSVIDSDALQYFAIDVYAYDIAAPGVGCTGEAEEKETPTKAGSAKPSATKEAPKECHTHSDGVVHCS, encoded by the exons ATGATGTTCAAGACCACCGCCGTCGCACTCCTCCTCGGAGCAGCAACCGCCACTCCCATCTTCGGTCGCGCAGAGACCAGCACGACAAAGTCTGCCCCCAAGACCACCGCTACCAACAGCGTGTACGACTGGTCTGAGGGCTGGACCAAGGACTATCCCATCCACCAGTCCTGCAACGCGACACTCCGTCGCCAGTTGGCCGATGCTCTGGATGAGACTGTTCAGCTAGCTCAGCATGCAAAGGATCATCTCCTCCGATGGGGAAATGAGTCTGAGTTCAAGCAGAAGTACTTTGGTAACGGGTCTACTGCTACGCCTATTGGTTGGTGTGATCGTGTTATCAACGCCAACAAGGCAGGCATGCTTTTCCGTTGCGATGACCCCGACAAGAACTGCGCTACCCAGGATC AATGGGCTGGCCACTGGCGAGGTGACAACGCCACCACCGAGACCGTCATCTGCCCTCGCTCCTTCGAGATCCGCCGCAGCCTCAACTCTGTCTGCGGTCTCGGATACACCGTCGCCCAatccaagctcaacaccTTCTGGGCCACTGACCTCCTTCACCGCGTCCTCCACGTCCCTACCATCAGCGAGGGTATCGTCGACCACTTCGCTGAGGACTACGCCGAAGCCATCGAACTCGCCAAGACCGACAATTCCAAGAGCGTCATCGACAGTGATGCTCTTCAGTACTTCGCCATTGACGTTTACGCCTACGACATTGCTGCTCCTGGTGTGGGATGCACtggtgaggctgaggagaaggagactcCTACTAAGGCGGGGTCTGCTAAGCCCAGTGCTACCAAGGAGGCTCCCAAGGAGTGCCACACTCACAGTGATGGTGTCGTCCACTGCTCTTAA